The nucleotide sequence AGGCTGTGGAGGctcagagagagtgtgtttttgtgtgcgcATGGGTTTTATGTGTGTAAATTATAATGTTCCTATGTGTGTTTTATCTGTAGAGGTGCGTATTGCTGCTGTGGATGCACTCTCTGCTCTTGCCCAATCATCTGCCAGCTTTGCCGAGAAGTGCCTGGACTTCCTGGTTGACATGTTTAATGATGAGATTGAGGAAGTCCGGCTGCAGTCCATCCACGTCCTGAGACAGATCTCTACTAACATCACCCTGAGAGAAGACCAGCTGGATACTGTACTGGCTGTACTAGAGGtaacacagaccaacacacatatggagacgcatacacacacatgcacgtgccaagacacacactcatgcatgcacacacacacacacacccacaattaCAAGGAAAGAAGAACATTTCTAAATGTTAGAATATACAGtgctagtcaaaagtttggacacacctactcattccatggtttttctttatttttctattttctacgtGGTTGaaaagtagtgaagacatcaaactatgaaataatacatggaatcatgtcgtaaccaaaaaagtgttaatagatcttaatagattttagattcttcaaagtattcaccctttgccttgacagctttgcacactcttggcattctctcaaccagctgaggtagtcacctggaatgcatttcaattaacaggtgtgccttgttaatttgtggaatttctttccttcttagtgCTTTGAGCCAATCGGTTATGTTGTGTCATAGTAGGGAtgcagaagatagccatatttggtaaagaacagctcaaattagcaaaaagaaacgacagtccatcattactttaagacaagaaggttggatattttcaagaactttgaaagtttcttgaagtgcagtcgcaaaaacgaaaccatctcaattgggttgagatcgggtgatgatggaggccaggtcatctgatgcagcactccatcactctccatcttggtcaaatagcctttacacagcctgtcctgttgaaaaacaattgaagcgcaaaccagatgggacggtgtattgttgcagaatgctgtggtagccatgctggtgaagtatgccttaaattctaaataaatcactgacagtgtcacaagcaaagcaccccaacaccatcacacatcctcctccatgcttcacagtgggaaccacacatgtagagatcatctgttcacctactctacgcCTGAccaagacatggtggttggaatccaaaatctcacatttggactcatcagaccaaaggacagattttcaccggtctaatgtctattgcttgtgttccttgacccaagcaagtctcttcttcttattggtgtccttttgtagtgACTTCTTTGCAGCAActcgaccatgaagacctgattcacagtctcctctgaacagttgatgttgaaatgtgtctgttacttgaactctggttagcatttatttgggcttcagtttctgaggctggtaactaatgaacttatcctctgcagcagaggtaactgggtcTTCCATTTCTGTggtagtcctcatgagagccagtttcatcatagcccctgatggtttttgtgactgcacttgaagaaacttttttccgaattgactgaccttcatgtcttaaagtaatggactgtcatttctctttgcttatttgagctgtccctgccataatatggacttggtcttttaccaaatacgtctaccttctgtataccacccctaccttgtcacaacacaacttaatgctcaaacgcattaaggaaagaaattccacaaattcactttaaacaaggcacacctattaatttaaatgcattccaggtgactacctcatgaatctggttgagagaatgacaagagtgcaaagctgttatcaaggcaaagggtggctacttttaagaatctcaaatataaaatattttttaaacactggtttttttggttattacatgattccatatgtgttatttcatagttttgatttcttcactattactctacaatgtagaaaatagtaaaaataaagaaaaaccctggaatgagtaggtgtgtcagctttttgactggtgctgtatccattttttttaaagaataaaaaTAATAACTGAAATGTGTAACTTGTGTAGGATTCGTCTCGTGACATCAGAGAGGCGCTACATGAGTTGCTGTGTTTTACCAATGTGTCGACTAAAGAGTGTATCCAACTGGCCCTGCTGGAGCTGCTGAAAAACCTCACCAAGTACCCCACCGACCGCAACTCTGTCTGGAAGTAAgcttctgtctgtgtgtataactttgCAAGTGATTCAATAAAAACACTTTTAAAACTCAACACACTCTTTctcgtcatctctctctatccctctcattctctctctaggtgtctaaAGTTTCTAGGTTGTCGTCATCCAACCCTGGTGTTACCGCTGGTTCCAGAGCTGCTCAGTACTCACCCCTACTTCCACACCCCTGAACCAGACATGGACGACCCTGCCtgtatcctacacacacacacacacacacacacacacacacacacacacacacacacacctacctctgtgttgtgtgttcctGACCTAGCATAACAGATATTGCAGTGTTGGTGCTGGTGTTCAACGCAGCTCAGTCTTGTCCCACCATGACAGCTCTGTTCTCAGACCACACCTTTAGACACTACACCTACCTACGGGACAGTCTCTCTCACCTAGTACCTCCTCTCAGGGtaagacccacacacacacacccctttcaCCATTATATGTTAAGACCCACTGTGtcataattaagcaataaggcccgaggggatgtgctatatggccaatataccaagggATGTTTTTACGCACGgcgcaacgtggagtgcctggatacagcccttagccatggtatattgagcatataccacaaacccctgaggtgccttattgctattaaaaactggttaccaacgtaattagagcagtaaaaatacatgttttgtcttacccgtggtatacggtctgatagaacacggctgtcagccaatcagcattcaggatttgAACCACccaatatagtgtgtgtgtgtgtgtgtgtgtgtgtgtgtgtgtgtgtgtgtgtgtgtgtgtgtgtgtgtgtgtgtgtgtgtgtgtgtgtgtgtgtgtgtgtgtgtgtgtgtgtgtgtgtgtgtgtgtgtgtgtgtgtgtgtgtgtgtgtgtgtagttaccagGGAGGACGCAGGCCCCAGGTGTGAGTGGTATAGAAGGTTCCGGCAGTGTGGAGTCTGCTCAACTGTTCCTCCAACAGAGTCTGAGCAGAATTAGCACTATACACAACCTACAGGACCCCGGGGCTCAGGACCTGCTCAACTTTACTATcaggtacatacatacacactaatacttctgtagctcagttggtagagcatggcgcttgtaacgccagggtagtgggttcgattcccgggaccacccatacgtagaatatatgcacacaagactgtaagtcgctttggataaaagcgtctgctaaatggcatatattattattattattattactatcaaAACATTTCCAACCATTTTTgaagcaaatattttgtgtgtgtgtatcctctcAGAGACCTACAGAGACTAGGGGAGCTACAGACAGAGCTGGCAGGAGCTGCTGACTTCTCTGCCACCTACCTCCGCTGCCAACTACTGCTCACCAAGGTGTGTTTCTGCATCTGGATAGACCGGTGTCTGTCTGCATTACATTTGACCAGAATGCCCAAATCGTATTGCCTTTCCTCAtccccttttctcccctccttGTGTCCTTCCCACAGGCCTTGCAGGAGAAGTTGTGGACTATGGCCGTCCCCCTCTGCCTTAAACACAACGCCATGGCAACTGCTGCTGccaaacaggtacacacacacacaaactattgTGCTTTTTTTAATAGTATTTTTCACTTTATTTAGACACCTGAAATGGGGGATACATGTTGAAGGGGGGATTGAACCCCGATCTCCGGTGGGAAGAGAAGCATatacactgagcgtacaaaacattaggaacaccttcctaatattgagttgcataccttcagaacagcctcaattcattggggcctggactctacaaggtgttgaaagcattccacagggatgctgacacaaaccggtgaagctggcacctactaccataccccgttcaaaggcacttacatatttttgcccattcaccttctaaATGGCACACAATCACAATCCATCTCTCAATTGTctgaaggcttaaaaatccttctttaacccgtctcctccccttcatctacactgattgaagtggataaaacaagtgacatcaataagcgtcacctggtcagtctatgtcatataAAGagcaatgttttgtacactcagtgtatgtcttCAGCCATTGGCGTTACCCCTAGACattaatgtgatgtgtgtgtttttgtagaTGTTGGAGGAGACATATAAACTGGagttcctatatagtggtctggaGAACAGACAGGTGGCCACCATACACCACGTCAGACTACAGGCTAAGGCCTTACAGCTAGTCCTGACTGCCCGTACCAGACGAGGGTTagtacacacataaacacccccaCCGTCCATGTCTATAACTGTAAAGCAGctcaacccctctcatctctctgcagAGTTGAACCTCTCATCAGTGTCTGTGAGAAGTTCCTTCAGGAGGTGGAATCCTTTCAGAGGTATATTATCTCTTTTTTTAACCATCATTTAATATACCTATTTAATCTGTTTTATTTAATCAACTTTTGACATCTTTGAAAACATAAGACAGACTATTTGTCCTATATAAGACAAACAGAAACTGGTGCATCCTAAATGAATTGTTGAACTGAATTTTGTTTTAATTTATCGCCACAAGGTGGCAACTTTGACCTTGCAGAAAGCACACCCTTTTCTTTTGGTATTCTGATGAATCCTGACCTCTATGCCTCCAGGCTGTTTGTGGTGGAGCTGCCCCACCTCCAGGAAAGTTTTGTGGGGAAGCTGTTGGACTTGAGTCCCAAGCTGTCGGCCTGCAAGCCTGGAGAACTAGTCAAGATCCTTCAGACCACATTGAGACAGAGTGGCTTCTTAAACCTTCAATTACCTAAacaggtacacagacacacagacacacacacacacacgcacacacaggtatTTGACCCAGGTGTGGTTTGTATTGGCTGGCAGGTCCAGCGTGCGTCGGCGACCATCATCGAGCCGACAGGAGAGTCTGACAACCCGCTGCGTTTCACATCTGGCCTGGTGGTGGCACTAGACATCGATGCTACGCTGGAGCACGTGCAAGACCCCCACAACACTGTCAAAGTACAGGTACACACCCTGTTATATAAAGTCTCTGGTACACACACCCCTTGGCTGGGTTATGATTTTCCAAACTTCTCCCAAAGCGTACACTCACCCTTACCTAGAATATAGTGGAAACTCCCTCAAGccatgcaaatcaaatcaaatgtatttgtcacatgcagatgttaatgcgagtgtagcgaaatgcttgtgcttctagttccgacaatgcagtaataaccaacgagtaatctaacctaacaattccaaaactactgtcttatacacacattGCACCAATCCAATGTAAATGCATAAGTTGGATACACCTGCACATTTCTGGGTGAAGGATAGAGAATCAGAATGAACCCTTTGTCCAGGACCCTAGCAGTATGTATATAAGCTGTGCCCTTTCTCCTGCTGATGGATGAAGTGTTGGTCCAAGTTGTAATAGTTTGCTTagtcttttacacacacacacacacacacattttctctctctccaggtgctgTATCCAGACGGCCAGTCTCATGTGATTCAGCCTAAACCTGGAGACTTCAGAAGTCCTGGACCACACCGCCACCGCCTCATCACACAGGTCTACTTGTCTCACTCTGCATGGACTGGTGAGGACACACACTTCCGGTCTCACAGCACATggactaataatataataataatatatgccatttagcagacgcttttatccaaagcgacttacagtcatgtgtgcatacattctacgtatgggtggtcccggggatcgaacccactaccctggcgttacaagcgccatgctctaccaactgagctacagaaggactagtGGGGGGCACACCAACATTCTAGCTTGTCTTATTCTGCATGGACTGGTGAGGACACAAACTCACCCCCggcccttttctctctgtctcagaggcGTGTCAGATCGAGGTGAGGCTGCTGCTGGCCTACAGCTCATCTCGTCTCTGTAAGGCGGTGTGGAGCGACAGCAGCACTGAAGGACTCCAGCCAGCAGAGGGTGCCACTGAGGGAACCATTCCCTTCGGCAAACCTGTCAAGGTCTTCATCATGCCTAAACCTGCCCGCCGCTGACCCCAAACACCTCTAAGCATCcatctcgctttctctctcttatcTTGTCTGTtgttttctccctctcccacccctgaCCCTCTAGTCCTCAGCCATTGGCTGTTCCTTACTGCATACATATTTACGAAACAATATGTTTATATTGTTAGTGTGTAACTGTGTGGCACTCCTGGCTGACTGCTCAACTAAATTGAGGATGcattctatatagtgcactacttttgaccactaaAGGAaaaagggtgctatttgggatttcATCCTGAGACTGAGCAAGAGTCATTGAGGTCACCTGTCTGATCTGTGTGTTGCTATTCCTGCTATAGTTAAGGGCCATTTTTCTTTGAATGACAATAAATGAAACCAGATGACAAAAACAAGCCTTTATTCACAGCAAGTCATTTTAGCTATTCATTAAGGTGTTCTGAATGTTTCACTTCGCTAATACACCccagggttgtgttcatcaggcaccaaacagggagggactacatgGACGTGtccattgcaaaacattttgctatgGTGTGCTGTAATGAATGACATGTTGAATCGCACCAGGCTTTCAGAGTTCTCCTACTGGCCACCTGTGGTATGTCATCAGCAGGTAGAGTGGAAGATGCCACCCACCGTGGCTCCCTGGCCAACCAGGTTGTTGTATTCTGCGATGGCCTTCTCTGTCTGCAGAACTatcagctccactcctctctgtctcacgaAGTCCACAGTTGAGGACGGGACCTTACAGAGAGAGCGCAGAGTTCAACATTGCAGCCATCTTTAAAGGAAAACTCTGCCCAAAAATgatatttttgtatttgtt is from Oncorhynchus gorbuscha isolate QuinsamMale2020 ecotype Even-year linkage group LG19, OgorEven_v1.0, whole genome shotgun sequence and encodes:
- the ints4 gene encoding integrator complex subunit 4 isoform X2, which codes for MAAHLKKRVYEEFSKVVQLPQEEAPAKKLRLTKPSKSAALHIDLCKASNPTDALQYLLHFARSSVEAESVEGVVRILLEHYYKEQDNSVRLKIASLIGLLSKTQNFNPESILDDTLNTFNTEKSHQVLAQLLDTLLVIGTQLPESLIVRHRLIEVAYKHLSDTYFGVRNKCLQLLGCLGNVDTPLNKDGQGLVPAVIGGSAPGVSGGVCVRDAQSLISDYFADQDPRVRTAAIKAMLQLHERGLKIQQTIYDQACQLLCDDYEQVRSAAVQMVWVLSQLYPESIVPIPSSNEQVRLVDDSFGKISHMVSDGSWVVRVQAAKTLGNMLQVSPHFLEQTLDKKLMSDLRRKRTAHERAKELYASGEFSSGRKWADDAPKEKVDTSAVNLIASGACGAFVHGLEDEMYEVRIAAVDALSALAQSSASFAEKCLDFLVDMFNDEIEEVRLQSIHVLRQISTNITLREDQLDTVLAVLEDSSRDIREALHELLCFTNVSTKECIQLALLELLKNLTKYPTDRNSVWKCLKFLGCRHPTLVLPLVPELLSTHPYFHTPEPDMDDPAYIAVLVLVFNAAQSCPTMTALFSDHTFRHYTYLRDSLSHLVPPLRLPGRTQAPGVSGIEGSGSVESAQLFLQQSLSRISTIHNLQDPGAQDLLNFTIRDLQRLGELQTELAGAADFSATYLRCQLLLTKALQEKLWTMAVPLCLKHNAMATAAAKQMLEETYKLEFLYSGLENRQVATIHHVRLQAKALQLVLTARTRRGVEPLISVCEKFLQEVESFQRLFVVELPHLQVQRASATIIEPTGESDNPLRFTSGLVVALDIDATLEHVQDPHNTVKVQVLYPDGQSHVIQPKPGDFRSPGPHRHRLITQVYLSHSAWTEACQIEVRLLLAYSSSRLCKAVWSDSSTEGLQPAEGATEGTIPFGKPVKVFIMPKPARR
- the ints4 gene encoding integrator complex subunit 4 isoform X1: MAAHLKKRVYEEFSKVVQLPQEEAPAKKLRLTKPSKSAALHIDLCKASNPTDALQYLLHFARSSVEAESVEGVVRILLEHYYKEQDNSVRLKIASLIGLLSKTQNFNPESILDDTLNTFNTEKSHQVLAQLLDTLLVIGTQLPESLIVRHRLIEVAYKHLSDTYFGVRNKCLQLLGCLGNVDTPLNKDGQGLVPAVIGGSAPGVSGGVCVRDAQSLISDYFADQDPRVRTAAIKAMLQLHERGLKIQQTIYDQACQLLCDDYEQVRSAAVQMVWVLSQLYPESIVPIPSSNEQVRLVDDSFGKISHMVSDGSWVVRVQAAKTLGNMLQVSPHFLEQTLDKKLMSDLRRKRTAHERAKELYASGEFSSGRKWADDAPKEKVDTSAVNLIASGACGAFVHGLEDEMYEVRIAAVDALSALAQSSASFAEKCLDFLVDMFNDEIEEVRLQSIHVLRQISTNITLREDQLDTVLAVLEDSSRDIREALHELLCFTNVSTKECIQLALLELLKNLTKYPTDRNSVWKCLKFLGCRHPTLVLPLVPELLSTHPYFHTPEPDMDDPAYIAVLVLVFNAAQSCPTMTALFSDHTFRHYTYLRDSLSHLVPPLRLPGRTQAPGVSGIEGSGSVESAQLFLQQSLSRISTIHNLQDPGAQDLLNFTIRDLQRLGELQTELAGAADFSATYLRCQLLLTKALQEKLWTMAVPLCLKHNAMATAAAKQMLEETYKLEFLYSGLENRQVATIHHVRLQAKALQLVLTARTRRGVEPLISVCEKFLQEVESFQRLFVVELPHLQESFVGKLLDLSPKLSACKPGELVKILQTTLRQSGFLNLQLPKQVQRASATIIEPTGESDNPLRFTSGLVVALDIDATLEHVQDPHNTVKVQVLYPDGQSHVIQPKPGDFRSPGPHRHRLITQVYLSHSAWTEACQIEVRLLLAYSSSRLCKAVWSDSSTEGLQPAEGATEGTIPFGKPVKVFIMPKPARR